In Oscillatoria acuminata PCC 6304, a single window of DNA contains:
- a CDS encoding AbrB family transcriptional regulator: MAETATALRGKALLKKAKELANLPRRELAKACGYYTTTKGGETRVNLTDFYDALLEARGIALDPEAKKSTRGREASYRVSVHQNGQLVIGSTYTQAMGLKPGDEFEIKLGYKHIHLIQVDESDKDGETEAA; encoded by the coding sequence ATGGCTGAAACAGCAACTGCCCTAAGAGGAAAAGCACTGCTCAAGAAGGCAAAAGAACTCGCCAACTTACCCCGGCGAGAGTTAGCAAAGGCTTGTGGTTACTATACCACCACAAAAGGCGGGGAAACTCGGGTCAATCTGACTGACTTTTATGATGCACTGCTCGAAGCCAGAGGCATCGCCTTGGATCCGGAAGCCAAAAAGAGCACTCGTGGCAGAGAAGCAAGCTATCGGGTTTCCGTTCACCAAAATGGTCAACTCGTAATTGGTTCAACCTACACCCAAGCAATGGGGTTGAAGCCCGGTGACGAGTTTGAAATTAAGCTGGGTTACAAGCATATCCATTTAATTCAAGTGGACGAGTCAGACAAAGACGGCGAAACCGAAGCGGCTTAA
- the ctpC gene encoding carboxyl-terminal processing protease CtpC, whose product MVITKRGLIVGATAVALSAVTVTGAGLHLSQSQAFFQESPKELVDEVWQIINRNYVDATFNQVDWETVRQEYLTRPYTNKEEAYTAIQEMLEQLGDPYTRFMNPEEFKNMQIDTSGELTGVGIQLSQDEDTKQLIVISPIEDTPAFSMGIQARDAILQIDGQSTEGMDINEAVTLIRGPVGTEVTLTIERVLDEERGTKETKDYTIRRERIELHPVRYSYQQSPMGGVGYIRLTNFNAIAAEEMRDAIRDLEGQNVSGYILDLRSNPGGLLHSSIEIARMWLDSGSIVSTVNRIGEMDRQAANGRALTNKPLVVLVDGGSASASEILSGALRDNERAVLVGSQTFGKGLVQSVRGLGDGSGLAVTIAKYLTPNGTDINQEGITPDVAIELTEDQQKLLRGDRTLIGSDQDPQYTKAMEVLRQEIATARARRIPAN is encoded by the coding sequence ATGGTGATTACAAAACGCGGACTTATAGTAGGTGCAACAGCAGTAGCCTTATCTGCTGTTACGGTCACAGGGGCAGGACTTCATCTGTCTCAAAGTCAAGCATTTTTTCAAGAGAGTCCCAAAGAACTGGTAGACGAAGTTTGGCAAATTATTAACCGCAATTATGTGGATGCCACCTTTAACCAAGTGGATTGGGAAACGGTTCGTCAAGAGTATCTGACCCGACCTTATACCAATAAGGAGGAAGCTTACACTGCGATTCAAGAAATGCTGGAACAACTGGGGGACCCCTATACCCGGTTTATGAATCCAGAAGAGTTCAAGAATATGCAGATTGATACCTCTGGAGAACTGACAGGGGTGGGGATTCAACTCTCCCAAGATGAAGATACGAAGCAACTCATCGTGATTTCGCCGATCGAGGATACACCGGCTTTCTCGATGGGAATTCAAGCTAGAGACGCCATCCTCCAGATTGATGGACAAAGTACCGAGGGGATGGATATCAATGAGGCGGTAACCTTGATTCGCGGTCCCGTTGGTACTGAGGTGACCCTGACTATTGAACGGGTGCTCGATGAAGAACGCGGGACGAAAGAGACGAAAGATTATACGATTCGGCGCGAACGCATCGAACTCCATCCGGTCCGCTACAGCTATCAGCAAAGCCCGATGGGTGGGGTCGGTTACATCCGTCTGACGAATTTTAACGCGATCGCTGCTGAAGAAATGCGCGACGCCATCCGGGACCTGGAAGGCCAAAATGTCTCCGGCTATATTCTGGATCTGCGGTCCAACCCCGGGGGTCTGCTTCATTCCAGCATTGAAATCGCTCGGATGTGGCTCGATTCCGGCAGCATTGTCTCCACCGTAAACCGCATCGGAGAGATGGACCGTCAGGCGGCCAATGGACGCGCCCTCACCAATAAACCGTTAGTGGTGTTAGTGGATGGGGGTTCGGCCAGTGCCAGTGAAATTCTCTCGGGGGCTTTGCGAGACAATGAGCGGGCGGTCCTCGTGGGGTCCCAAACCTTCGGTAAGGGCTTGGTGCAGTCGGTACGCGGATTGGGAGATGGATCCGGACTGGCGGTGACGATTGCCAAGTATCTCACCCCCAATGGCACGGATATCAACCAGGAAGGGATTACTCCGGATGTGGCGATCGAACTCACCGAGGACCAACAAAAACTCTTACGGGGCGATCGCACCTTAATTGGTTCCGATCAAGACCCTCAATACACCAAAGCGATGGAAGTCCTCCGCCAAGAAATTGCCACCGCCCGCGCTAGACGGATCCCCGCCAACTAA
- a CDS encoding serine/threonine-protein kinase: MQLMNAMTGQLIQGRYQLIKDLKRGAFGKLYLAEDRQQPDQPRPCVIKQLQPNLSNPILVEEARGRLQREIQVMQKLSAHPLIPGILDGFEEEQKFYIVEEFIEGQDLSQEIIRGNRWSEGLVMALLHQVLEVLAFIHQHSVIHRNIKPSNLIRRTGDRKIIPVDFGSFKEIETLAITPQGQVGTAAIGTPGYIPIEQLGGKPRFNSDIYALGMTAIQALTGIPPRELERDPKTGQTIWHHLAPVNPKLAQILDKMVRSDYQDRYQQATEVIADLRSLHEIGNVLDGRYQLVSLLAERRFSKTFLGEDLQRQEMPWCTVEQIKPVQQETFPWWEAKSFFDAEAQLLHRLGTHECIPTLLADFEQNGAFYLVQEQIEGQSLSHELLQGKKYDEKEAITLLQEVLETLAFVHEHHAIHLDLTPWSIFRRQSDGKLMLTNFGAVKQIGTLTIDQGQLTTSTAIGTPGYMAKEQMVGNPRSNSDIYALGAVALQALTGVRPDYLGTEPHTGELSWRKHVQVSDRFGAILDKMVRSYFRERYESAQEVLADLRALQDPVMVPFPESVPVPMGADAPVSTQVPSDQPQADLGASPSGKAKAPKGAAAVAGVTQLSKKLPFAKPWPILAVVALMGTAGVAIAMSNSQQARQARQESDQLIENASLLLESQDYLEALDQCDQAIGIKADHALAWKCRGDALYLLDRYESALVAYDNASRLEPKNARYWNNRGETLYQLQRYEEAVSAHDRALELRRNDVNALKGRGLGLLSLQRYDEALADLDQALEVEPNDPQGWERKALVLDYLQRPQEADRAFERALAAYDRLLANNPDDLNAWLERGRLLNQLQRVDEAIASFDRALEINPDFYLAWNAKGTTLYSASQFAEGLEAYDQALAIEPDFYKGWHNRGVLLSLGLGRHFEAVEAFDRALAIEASFHPAWRDRGLAQMELRRYPEAVTSFDQAVKFEPRDGRSWANRGIALNELRRYSDAIESFDQAIAAQTQDALVWTQRGIALESIERYNEALASYEKALEIQPDSYLALESRDWVLLKMGR, encoded by the coding sequence ATGCAACTGATGAACGCCATGACCGGACAGCTCATCCAAGGGCGCTATCAACTCATCAAAGACCTCAAGCGAGGTGCTTTTGGTAAACTCTATCTGGCTGAAGACCGACAACAGCCGGACCAACCGCGCCCCTGTGTCATTAAACAACTCCAGCCGAATCTCTCCAATCCCATCCTGGTGGAAGAAGCCCGTGGGCGCTTGCAACGGGAAATCCAAGTGATGCAAAAATTAAGCGCTCATCCCCTGATTCCGGGAATTTTGGATGGGTTTGAGGAGGAGCAGAAATTTTATATTGTTGAAGAATTTATAGAGGGTCAAGACCTGAGTCAAGAAATCATCCGAGGCAACCGCTGGAGTGAAGGCTTGGTGATGGCGCTATTGCATCAAGTCCTGGAAGTGTTAGCGTTCATTCATCAGCACTCGGTGATTCATCGCAATATTAAACCCTCTAATTTAATCCGGCGGACTGGCGATCGCAAAATTATCCCAGTTGATTTTGGCTCTTTTAAAGAAATCGAAACCTTAGCCATCACTCCCCAAGGACAAGTGGGTACAGCGGCGATCGGCACTCCGGGTTACATCCCCATCGAACAACTCGGGGGCAAACCTCGCTTTAATAGCGATATTTATGCCCTCGGCATGACCGCGATTCAAGCCTTAACCGGCATCCCCCCCCGGGAGTTAGAACGGGACCCCAAAACGGGTCAAACCATCTGGCATCATTTGGCTCCAGTCAACCCCAAGTTGGCTCAGATTCTGGATAAAATGGTGCGCTCAGATTATCAAGACCGCTACCAACAGGCGACGGAGGTAATCGCTGATTTACGGTCTTTACATGAAATTGGCAATGTCCTCGATGGTCGCTATCAACTGGTGAGTCTGTTAGCTGAACGCCGCTTTAGTAAAACCTTTTTAGGGGAGGATTTACAACGCCAGGAAATGCCCTGGTGTACGGTGGAGCAAATTAAACCCGTTCAACAAGAGACTTTTCCCTGGTGGGAAGCGAAAAGCTTTTTTGATGCGGAAGCGCAATTGTTACACCGTTTAGGCACTCATGAGTGCATCCCCACGTTGCTGGCAGATTTTGAGCAAAATGGGGCATTTTATTTAGTCCAGGAGCAGATTGAGGGACAGTCCCTTTCTCATGAATTGCTCCAGGGCAAAAAGTATGACGAAAAGGAGGCTATCACCTTATTACAAGAGGTCTTAGAAACTCTCGCCTTCGTTCACGAACATCATGCCATTCATTTGGATTTAACCCCCTGGAGTATTTTCCGGCGTCAGTCTGACGGGAAGCTGATGCTGACCAATTTTGGCGCGGTGAAGCAAATTGGCACCCTGACCATTGACCAGGGCCAGTTAACGACTTCGACGGCGATCGGGACTCCAGGCTATATGGCGAAGGAGCAAATGGTCGGCAATCCCCGCTCGAATAGCGATATCTATGCTCTGGGGGCAGTTGCTTTGCAAGCGTTAACCGGGGTGCGTCCGGATTATCTGGGGACGGAACCCCATACTGGCGAACTCAGTTGGCGCAAGCACGTTCAGGTGAGCGATCGCTTTGGGGCGATTCTGGATAAAATGGTGCGCTCTTATTTCCGTGAGCGCTATGAATCTGCTCAGGAGGTGTTAGCGGATCTGCGCGCCCTCCAGGACCCGGTGATGGTCCCCTTTCCGGAGTCGGTCCCAGTGCCGATGGGGGCGGATGCTCCGGTGTCTACCCAGGTCCCCTCAGACCAGCCCCAAGCCGACCTAGGGGCGAGTCCCTCCGGTAAAGCCAAGGCTCCTAAGGGGGCTGCTGCGGTAGCGGGGGTGACCCAACTTTCCAAAAAGTTACCCTTTGCCAAACCCTGGCCGATTCTGGCAGTGGTGGCCCTGATGGGAACGGCAGGGGTGGCGATCGCCATGAGCAACTCTCAGCAAGCTCGTCAGGCGCGTCAGGAGTCGGACCAATTGATTGAAAATGCCAGCTTGCTTTTGGAGTCTCAGGACTACCTGGAAGCCTTGGATCAGTGCGATCAGGCGATCGGGATTAAGGCCGATCATGCCTTAGCCTGGAAATGTCGCGGGGATGCGCTCTATCTGCTCGATCGCTATGAATCGGCTCTTGTGGCTTATGACAATGCCAGCCGTTTAGAACCGAAAAATGCCCGCTATTGGAACAATCGTGGGGAAACTTTGTATCAATTACAGCGCTACGAGGAGGCAGTCTCCGCTCACGATCGCGCTTTAGAACTGCGCCGGAATGATGTGAATGCCCTCAAGGGTCGGGGTCTTGGTTTACTCAGTTTACAGCGCTACGATGAGGCGCTGGCGGACCTAGACCAAGCCCTAGAAGTGGAGCCGAATGACCCCCAAGGCTGGGAACGCAAGGCATTGGTTTTAGACTATTTACAACGTCCCCAAGAGGCCGATCGCGCCTTTGAACGTGCCCTGGCTGCTTACGATCGCCTGTTGGCAAATAACCCGGATGATTTGAATGCCTGGTTGGAACGAGGTCGATTACTCAATCAATTACAGCGTGTGGATGAGGCGATCGCTTCGTTTGATCGCGCTTTGGAAATTAATCCAGACTTTTATCTCGCCTGGAATGCCAAGGGAACAACGCTGTATAGTGCGTCTCAATTTGCGGAAGGGTTAGAGGCTTACGATCAGGCTTTGGCGATCGAACCGGATTTTTATAAAGGTTGGCATAATCGCGGCGTTTTGCTGAGTCTGGGGTTGGGTCGCCACTTTGAGGCAGTCGAGGCTTTTGATCGCGCTTTGGCGATCGAGGCGAGTTTTCATCCGGCTTGGCGCGATCGCGGGTTGGCACAAATGGAACTACGCCGTTATCCAGAGGCAGTGACCTCGTTTGATCAAGCGGTGAAGTTTGAACCCAGGGATGGCCGATCCTGGGCGAATCGGGGGATCGCACTTAATGAACTCCGGCGTTATAGTGATGCGATCGAATCATTTGATCAGGCGATCGCCGCTCAAACTCAAGATGCCTTAGTCTGGACTCAACGGGGAATCGCCCTGGAGTCAATTGAACGCTACAATGAAGCCCTGGCTTCTTACGAAAAAGCCCTAGAAATTCAACCAGATTCCTATCTGGCATTGGAGTCTCGTGACTGGGTTTTACTCAAGATGGGCCGCTAG
- a CDS encoding prohibitin family protein encodes MTFIATILTSLLSILVVLVGPKFSDEKHRNTVRAVALLIGILAATVSLLKTFTIIPSGKVGVIEVFGKVSSQPLSPGVHWVNPFGNVLKFSTRLRDMPEKISATSQEGLNLVVEGTIQYRLDPNSAADVYQNVGVNDGEIVRSRFQAIMREITASYPARDIYTAKREEVTRRLRLSMRESLTPLGFVVEEAFLKDVALPEKLQAAIEQKMEVEQDNQRMELVLQKEQQEAERKRIEALGIADYQQIISPGLTSQFLQWRSIEATDRLANSNNSKVVIMGGSGNNATVPVILQP; translated from the coding sequence ATGACCTTCATTGCCACAATTCTCACCAGTCTTCTCTCAATTCTAGTGGTTCTTGTCGGGCCGAAGTTTTCGGATGAGAAACATCGCAATACTGTGCGCGCTGTTGCCCTGTTAATCGGTATTCTGGCTGCGACAGTTTCCCTGTTGAAAACTTTTACGATTATCCCATCGGGCAAAGTTGGGGTGATTGAGGTGTTTGGGAAGGTTTCCTCCCAACCCCTGAGTCCCGGGGTGCATTGGGTGAACCCGTTTGGAAATGTTTTGAAGTTTTCCACGCGCTTGCGGGATATGCCGGAAAAAATTTCAGCCACCTCCCAAGAAGGGTTAAACCTGGTGGTAGAGGGAACGATCCAGTATCGCTTAGACCCGAATAGTGCAGCGGATGTGTATCAAAATGTGGGTGTCAATGATGGTGAAATCGTGCGATCGCGGTTTCAAGCGATTATGCGGGAAATTACAGCCAGTTATCCAGCTAGAGACATTTACACGGCTAAACGAGAGGAAGTCACCCGGCGACTGCGGTTATCCATGCGGGAGTCTTTAACGCCTCTGGGTTTTGTCGTGGAAGAAGCCTTTCTCAAGGATGTGGCGCTACCGGAGAAATTACAAGCTGCCATTGAACAGAAAATGGAGGTAGAACAGGACAATCAACGCATGGAGTTGGTGCTACAAAAAGAGCAGCAAGAAGCGGAAAGAAAGCGGATTGAAGCCCTGGGGATTGCGGATTATCAACAAATTATTTCCCCGGGTTTAACGTCGCAATTCCTGCAATGGCGCAGTATTGAAGCAACCGATCGCCTTGCCAATTCTAATAACAGTAAGGTGGTAATTATGGGCGGGTCCGGCAATAATGCCACTGTGCCAGTGATTCTGCAACCCTAG
- a CDS encoding TRAFAC clade GTPase domain-containing protein — protein MQELKVTMLGPSGVGKTSLLTAMYEQFERSIGQTNLQLTPDLESAALLQERLAELKTLPDSFETKGWMQSTEDHKSFIFELGRKGAIPSLTLHFQDYPGEYLAAKSSREEKERVETFVRESAAVAIAIDTPALMEKNGQWHDAVNKPQQIANLFQRVYRELDSPRLVIFAPVRCEKYLQDEKSSAELVRQVQAGYARLLDLLRSESLLSKVVVIVTPVQTVGTVVFSRIEMLDGKPLFIFRKTSHDAQYNPQDSEQPLRYLLRFLLRLHLDRRNLGLFNFIRDWLGLDNHLKDAVQEFAKGCKNTGAFAVLQGQNWLNIG, from the coding sequence ATGCAGGAATTAAAAGTTACCATGCTGGGACCCAGTGGCGTGGGTAAAACCAGCCTTTTGACTGCCATGTATGAGCAATTTGAACGCAGTATTGGACAAACCAATTTGCAACTGACCCCAGATTTAGAAAGTGCAGCCTTGCTACAAGAACGATTAGCTGAACTGAAAACTCTGCCGGACAGTTTTGAAACCAAAGGATGGATGCAGAGTACGGAAGACCATAAATCTTTTATCTTTGAGTTGGGAAGAAAAGGCGCAATTCCCTCGTTAACGCTGCACTTTCAAGATTATCCGGGAGAATATCTTGCCGCCAAAAGTTCGCGGGAAGAAAAGGAACGAGTGGAGACTTTTGTGCGGGAATCGGCAGCGGTGGCGATCGCCATTGATACTCCTGCCTTAATGGAAAAAAACGGCCAATGGCATGATGCGGTCAATAAACCCCAACAAATTGCCAATCTATTTCAACGAGTCTATCGCGAATTAGACTCTCCCCGATTGGTGATTTTTGCCCCGGTCCGCTGCGAAAAATACTTACAAGATGAGAAAAGCAGCGCGGAATTGGTCAGGCAGGTGCAAGCGGGGTATGCGAGGTTATTAGATTTATTGCGATCGGAATCCTTACTCTCAAAAGTCGTCGTGATTGTGACGCCGGTTCAAACCGTAGGAACCGTGGTGTTTTCTCGGATTGAAATGTTGGATGGCAAACCGTTATTTATTTTTAGAAAAACCAGTCATGATGCCCAATACAATCCCCAGGATAGCGAACAGCCTTTGCGCTATTTGTTACGGTTTTTGCTCAGACTCCATTTGGACCGCCGCAATTTAGGATTGTTTAATTTTATCCGAGATTGGTTAGGATTGGATAATCACCTCAAAGATGCAGTCCAAGAATTTGCCAAAGGCTGTAAAAATACGGGGGCTTTTGCGGTATTACAGGGTCAAAATTGGCTCAATATTGGATAG
- a CDS encoding Uma2 family endonuclease: MVIEVRSPEPQATGIYPNPDGQPMADNTQQFALIVWIKENLERVYAQDPNVFVSGDLLWYPVEGNNKLRQAPDVMVAFGRPKGYRESYQQWKEDNIPPQVVFEIGSPRSRPSEMGKKLAFYQNYGVEEYYLYYPDWLDLAGWCKGEGRLHLIEQMEGWVSPRLGVRFQMAQTGLQLYRPDGEPFLTTLELLEERALQAEERARQAESELERERQKSLLLADRLRSMGIDPMEL, from the coding sequence ATGGTTATAGAAGTGCGATCGCCTGAACCCCAGGCAACCGGAATCTACCCGAATCCTGATGGTCAACCAATGGCAGACAATACCCAACAATTTGCCCTCATCGTTTGGATTAAAGAAAATTTAGAACGAGTCTATGCCCAGGATCCGAATGTCTTTGTCTCGGGAGATTTATTATGGTATCCCGTGGAAGGCAATAACAAACTCAGACAAGCGCCGGATGTCATGGTAGCATTTGGACGACCCAAAGGCTATCGGGAGTCTTACCAACAGTGGAAGGAAGACAATATCCCCCCACAAGTGGTGTTTGAAATTGGATCTCCCAGGAGCCGTCCCTCGGAAATGGGGAAGAAATTGGCATTTTATCAAAACTACGGCGTTGAAGAATACTATCTCTATTATCCTGATTGGCTGGATTTAGCCGGATGGTGCAAGGGGGAGGGGCGTTTACACCTGATCGAACAAATGGAGGGATGGGTGAGTCCCCGCCTCGGGGTGCGCTTTCAAATGGCTCAGACGGGATTGCAACTGTACCGTCCCGATGGCGAACCGTTTCTCACGACGTTGGAATTATTAGAGGAACGGGCGCTACAGGCCGAAGAACGAGCACGACAAGCTGAATCGGAACTGGAACGAGAACGCCAGAAATCCCTGTTACTCGCCGATCGCCTACGCTCTATGGGAATTGATCCAATGGAGTTGTAG
- the ispG gene encoding (E)-4-hydroxy-3-methylbut-2-enyl-diphosphate synthase: MQTLPNPTTAQPTANTALTDTTIHRRKTRPVPVGNITIGGGNPVVVQSMINEDTLDIEGSVAGIRRLHEIGCEIVRVTVPSMAHAKALAEIKQRLARTYLLVPLVADVHHNGMKIALEVAKHVDKVRINPGLYVFEKPNPNRTEYTPTEFAEIGEKIRATLEPLVISLRDQGKSMRIGVNHGSLAERMLFSYGDTPEGMVESALEFIRICESLDFRNLVISMKASRVPVMLAAYRLMVQRMDHLGMDYPLHLGVTEAGDGEYGRIKSTAGIGTLLAEGIGDTIRVSLTEAPEKEIPVCYSILQALGLRKTMVEYVACPSCGRTLFNLEEVLHQVREATKHLTGLDIAVMGCIVNGPGEMADADYGYVGKQPGYISLYRGRDEIKKVPESQGVDELIKLIQADGRWVDP; this comes from the coding sequence ATGCAAACACTCCCGAACCCAACCACCGCCCAACCGACTGCCAATACCGCCCTGACGGACACCACCATCCACCGTCGCAAAACCCGCCCCGTTCCCGTGGGCAACATTACCATCGGAGGCGGTAATCCCGTGGTAGTCCAGTCCATGATTAACGAAGACACCTTAGATATTGAGGGGTCCGTGGCCGGAATTCGTCGCCTCCATGAAATCGGCTGCGAAATTGTCCGAGTCACCGTCCCCAGTATGGCCCATGCCAAAGCCCTGGCGGAAATTAAGCAAAGACTGGCGCGAACCTATCTACTCGTCCCCCTCGTCGCTGATGTCCATCACAATGGCATGAAAATTGCCCTAGAAGTCGCCAAGCACGTGGATAAGGTCAGAATCAATCCCGGGCTGTACGTCTTTGAAAAACCCAATCCCAACCGCACCGAATACACCCCCACCGAATTTGCAGAAATTGGGGAAAAAATCCGGGCAACCCTAGAACCTTTGGTCATTTCTCTACGAGACCAAGGTAAATCCATGCGAATTGGGGTCAATCACGGATCCCTCGCTGAACGGATGCTGTTTAGTTATGGAGATACTCCTGAAGGGATGGTGGAATCCGCCCTCGAATTTATCAGAATTTGTGAATCCTTAGACTTCCGTAACCTAGTCATTTCCATGAAAGCATCCCGAGTTCCGGTGATGCTGGCAGCTTATCGCCTAATGGTCCAGCGCATGGATCACTTAGGCATGGATTATCCCCTGCACCTCGGGGTCACCGAAGCGGGGGATGGAGAATATGGTCGCATTAAATCCACCGCAGGCATCGGCACCTTATTAGCGGAAGGGATTGGCGACACCATTCGCGTGTCCCTGACTGAAGCCCCGGAAAAAGAAATTCCCGTCTGTTACAGTATCTTACAAGCCCTGGGTCTGCGCAAGACGATGGTGGAATATGTCGCCTGTCCTTCTTGTGGTCGCACCCTCTTTAATTTAGAAGAGGTTCTCCATCAGGTCCGAGAAGCGACGAAACACCTGACGGGACTCGATATTGCTGTAATGGGTTGCATTGTCAATGGACCCGGAGAAATGGCCGATGCGGATTATGGGTATGTGGGTAAGCAACCGGGCTATATTTCCCTCTATCGGGGTCGGGATGAGATTAAAAAGGTCCCGGAATCGCAAGGGGTTGATGAGTTAATTAAGTTGATTCAAGCCGATGGGCGATGGGTTGATCCCTAG
- a CDS encoding ATP-binding protein, with protein MIEIIIFMGLQGAGKSTFYRTQFAETHALVSKDLMRNNKKPARRQAFLIAEHLKSGTSLVVDNTNPTRGDRLAIIEIGQAYQATIIGYYFESQIADCLTRNRQREGKARVPDYALYMTRNKLVPPDYSEGFHQLFQVKIAENPGNFEIHPWIQEENFEPESI; from the coding sequence ATGATAGAAATTATTATTTTCATGGGATTACAAGGGGCGGGGAAAAGCACCTTTTACCGAACCCAGTTTGCTGAAACCCATGCTTTAGTCAGTAAAGATTTAATGCGAAATAATAAAAAGCCCGCCCGCAGACAAGCCTTTTTAATTGCAGAACATCTAAAATCTGGAACCTCTTTAGTGGTGGATAATACCAATCCTACTCGGGGCGATCGCCTCGCTATCATTGAAATCGGACAAGCGTATCAGGCAACGATTATCGGCTATTATTTTGAATCTCAAATTGCCGATTGCCTCACCCGCAATCGACAACGAGAAGGAAAAGCCAGAGTCCCGGATTATGCCCTTTATATGACTCGCAATAAATTAGTTCCCCCGGACTATTCCGAAGGATTTCATCAATTATTTCAAGTCAAAATAGCCGAGAATCCAGGAAACTTTGAAATTCATCCTTGGATCCAGGAGGAAAACTTTGAACCCGAATCAATTTGA
- a CDS encoding VOC family protein, protein MQINLESPTFAIAPGSLRQVHHIAFNVRDLAASRHFYGRILGLQELTGESVPTTLRELVATGKVANFVTPDGTVIDLFYEPDLLPPDPDPKRAFTRANHLAFDIDPQLFDGAVEALKAHQVAIDSGPVTRPTGRGIYFYDPDGFIIEIRCNPLDS, encoded by the coding sequence ATGCAAATCAATTTAGAATCTCCAACTTTTGCGATCGCTCCTGGCAGTTTGCGACAAGTTCACCATATCGCATTTAACGTCAGGGATTTGGCAGCATCCCGCCATTTTTATGGTCGGATCCTCGGGTTACAGGAACTGACTGGGGAGTCGGTTCCCACCACGTTGCGCGAATTAGTCGCAACGGGAAAAGTTGCCAATTTTGTTACCCCAGATGGGACAGTTATCGATTTATTTTACGAACCCGATTTATTACCCCCGGACCCGGACCCGAAACGTGCCTTTACCCGCGCTAATCATCTTGCCTTCGATATTGATCCGCAATTATTTGACGGCGCAGTTGAGGCACTTAAAGCGCATCAGGTGGCGATCGATAGCGGTCCCGTCACCCGTCCTACTGGACGCGGGATCTACTTTTACGATCCCGATGGGTTTATTATCGAGATCCGTTGCAATCCTCTCGACAGTTGA